A stretch of the Pseudomonadota bacterium genome encodes the following:
- a CDS encoding GDP-L-fucose synthase yields the protein MFKDSKIYVAGHTGLLGSALLKKLESESYHNVVTRSHAELDLTDQKLVDELFEKERPEYVFLCAGLTGGIIANQTYPVDFLHTNIAIQDNVFQVAQRYEVKHLVFYGSSCIYPKSCPQPIKEEYLFTGKIEETSEAYAIAKTAGIIACRSYNAQFKTNRFIALLPNSMYGPNDNFDLENSHVLSALIRRFHEAKTNGQKKIVLWGSGSPRREFIFSEDVADASIFAVLNLDKLDSAQHYNVGTGIDYSIKELAEQIAIVAGFEGKIEWDATKPDGTPQKLLDSSKFLKLGWKSSTSLKEGLKTTYQWLINNFKKHCE from the coding sequence ATGTTTAAAGACTCAAAGATTTACGTTGCCGGGCATACTGGACTTCTTGGCTCAGCGCTTTTAAAAAAACTGGAATCAGAAAGCTACCATAACGTAGTCACAAGAAGCCATGCTGAACTTGACTTGACAGACCAAAAACTGGTTGATGAGCTTTTTGAGAAAGAACGCCCCGAATATGTGTTTTTATGCGCAGGATTAACAGGCGGTATTATTGCTAACCAGACATATCCTGTAGATTTTTTGCATACCAACATTGCCATTCAGGACAATGTCTTTCAGGTAGCACAAAGGTATGAAGTAAAACATCTTGTTTTCTATGGTTCTTCATGTATATATCCAAAAAGTTGTCCACAACCAATCAAAGAGGAGTATTTGTTTACCGGCAAAATTGAAGAAACAAGCGAGGCTTATGCAATTGCAAAAACTGCTGGAATAATTGCATGCAGATCATACAATGCTCAGTTTAAAACAAACAGATTTATCGCATTGCTTCCGAATTCCATGTATGGCCCAAATGATAATTTTGACCTGGAAAACTCCCACGTACTATCTGCTCTAATCAGAAGGTTTCACGAAGCAAAGACTAACGGGCAGAAAAAGATTGTCCTCTGGGGAAGCGGCAGTCCCCGCAGAGAATTTATCTTCAGCGAGGATGTTGCTGATGCGTCTATTTTTGCAGTTCTTAATTTAGATAAGCTGGATAGCGCCCAACATTATAATGTGGGTACAGGTATAGATTATTCGATTAAGGAGCTCGCTGAACAGATTGCTATCGTAGCAGGTTTTGAAGGCAAAATAGAATGGGATGCTACCAAGCCTGACGGGACGCCGCAAAAGCTTTTGGATAGTTCAAAGTTTTTGAAATTAGGGTGGAAATCATCAACTTCATTGAAAGAAGGATTAAAGACAACATATCAATGGCTTATAAATAATTTCAAAAAGCATTGCGAATGA
- a CDS encoding transketolase — MEEIDNTIQLLKDKALWVRKETLKIHGEAQETRLASSLSPVEIFVALFYGGIIKFDPINPKWEGRDRFIISKGHGSISFYPILADIGYFDKGELSRVCKEGSFLGGIPDPIIPGYETVNGSLGHGLGVACGMALALKRKGKMEKVFVLMGDGELYEGAVWEAIMMAGEYRLDNLVLIIDNNKVCMLDFCKNIIDIEPLDEKFRIFKWSVSAIDGHDMKQTYESLLRLKSEEKGLPKALIANTVKGKGVPNLEVDPLSHIKNIRPDDIDAAIEGLQ, encoded by the coding sequence ATGGAAGAAATAGATAACACGATTCAATTATTAAAAGATAAAGCCCTGTGGGTTCGCAAAGAGACACTCAAAATCCATGGCGAAGCGCAAGAGACCCGGCTTGCGTCCTCTCTTTCGCCTGTTGAGATATTCGTTGCCTTGTTTTATGGAGGAATTATAAAGTTTGATCCAATAAATCCAAAATGGGAAGGCAGAGACCGTTTTATTATCAGCAAAGGTCATGGGTCAATTTCGTTTTATCCTATATTGGCAGATATTGGATATTTCGATAAAGGAGAACTCTCGAGAGTATGCAAGGAAGGTTCTTTTTTAGGAGGTATCCCTGATCCTATCATACCGGGATATGAAACTGTAAATGGTTCATTGGGGCACGGTCTCGGTGTTGCGTGCGGTATGGCGCTAGCCTTAAAAAGAAAAGGTAAAATGGAAAAGGTATTTGTCCTCATGGGAGATGGCGAGCTATATGAGGGCGCTGTATGGGAAGCGATTATGATGGCAGGGGAATATAGGCTGGATAATTTGGTTTTGATTATTGATAACAACAAGGTTTGTATGCTTGATTTTTGCAAAAACATTATTGACATAGAACCATTGGATGAAAAGTTTAGAATATTTAAGTGGTCGGTAAGCGCTATTGACGGACATGATATGAAACAAACATATGAGTCTTTATTAAGATTAAAAAGTGAAGAAAAGGGCTTACCCAAGGCACTTATAGCCAACACCGTAAAAGGCAAAGGAGTTCCAAACTTAGAGGTTGATCCGCTGAGCCATATTAAAAATATAAGACCGGATGATATTGATGCAGCCATAGAGGGCTTACAGTGA